In the Paralichthys olivaceus isolate ysfri-2021 chromosome 17, ASM2471397v2, whole genome shotgun sequence genome, one interval contains:
- the LOC109629702 gene encoding dnaJ homolog subfamily C member 13 isoform X2 produces MNVVKDNKDLACFYTTKHSWRGKYKRVFSVGTHGITTYNPTTLEVTNQWPYGDICGIGPVGKGQGTEFNLTFRKGSGRKSETLKFSTEHRTELLTEALRFRTEFSEGKITGRRYNCFKHHWSDARKPICLEVTPGGIDQIDPNTNRVVCSYDYRNVEGFVEVSDYQGGFCILYGGFSRLHLFASEHREEIIRSAIEHAGNFIGITLRLRKETLTFEDFVTDRLGKYSSDDSITSLAEFVVQKITPRHPEPVKRILALTETCLVERDPASYNIVTIKPFGEVFALICDVDNPQVFTVEFIRGQIRKFSSTERDSLLASLLDGVRASGNRDVCVKMAPTQRGQRWGLLSMPVDEEVESLHLKFLAAPPNGNFADAVFRFNANISYSGVLHAVTQDGLFSENKEKLINNAILALLSQETELPTLNAELESHFQAIRRLVASKAGFQAFTQLPKSGQGSGLTDATFREKLGVKTVKALKRNNNGVTHAAIDMLCALMCPMHDDYDLRQEQLNKASLLSSKKFLENLLEKFITNVDHGTGALVISSLLDFLTFALCAPYSETTEGQQFDMLLEMVASNGRTLFKLFQHPSMAIVKGAGLVMKAIIEEGDKEIATKMQELALSEGALPRHLHTSLFTISSDQRMLTNRQLSRHLVGLWTAENPVAMNLLKRILPTGLLAYLDSPDPVPEKDVDRMHIRDNLKIATDQLNRNKVPDWQRIAGKAAKEVEKFAKEKADIVLMHWRDKMGIAQKENPNQKPVILRKRRQRIKIEANWELFYYRFQVDHARSNLIWNLKTREELRDALEGEMRAFSVDRELGNATVISWNHQEFEVRYECLSDEIKIGDYYLRLLLEEDENEESSAIKRSYEFFNELYHRFLLTPKVSMKCLCLQALSIVYGKCYEEIGPFTDTKYIVGMLDRCTDKLERDRLILFLNKLILNKKNVKEVMDSNGVRILVDLLTLAHLHTSRATVPLQTNVLEASPDMKRESEKEWYFGNADKERRGPFSFEEMQEFWSTGVLTAKTRCWAQGMDGWRPLQAIPQLKWCLLATGQAVMNESDLATLILNMLITMCSYYPSRDQDNAIIRPLPKIKRMISDNACLPHIVQLLLTFDPILVEKVANVLYLVMQDNPNLQRLYLTGIFFFIMMYTGSNVLPVARFLKYTHLKQAFKSEESKGQDIVQRSVLGPVLPEAMVCYLENYEAERFSEIFLGEFDTPEAIWSSEMRRMMIEKIAAHVADFSPRLQSNTRALYQYCPIPMISFPQLDNELFCNIYYLRHLCDTSRFPNWTIRDAVKLLKDTLEAWKREVEKKPPSMSVDDAYEVLNLPKGQGQHEESKIRKAYFRLAQKYHPDKNPEGRDMFEKVNKAYEFLCTKSARILDGPDPENIILILKTQSILFNIHKQELEPYKYAGYPMLIKTITMETQDGQLFSKTSPLLPAAAELAFHTVNCSALNAEELRRESGIEILLEALSRCVAVLTASSKPDDMAVQVCGHICKCYSVAAQFEECREKIIELPNIIRDLCHILFYGKGLPKTAALAVQCISSFAVDFFLQTHLYHAGVLWHLLVHLFNYDYTLEESGVQASQDTNQQEVANSLAKLSLVALSRLGGYTQPPHNPDGNNPVSETNGIDGTPPENPTIRKSLAAMLTPYISRKLGRGSPAEVLKLLNSNSENPYLIWNNLTRAELLEFLEGQQEGNIKRGENDKSFGAEFVFTDHSKELIVGEIFVRVYNEQPSFPLEYPKAFAASLLDYVGSQAQYLHTLLAMSQSNKVESQQHAERLRFAEMALEALRNVIKNNPGSESECIGHFKLLFSLLRVHGAGKVQQLVLEVVNTVTSNQECVSNIAESLVLSNLLLLLHSLPSSRQMVLETLYALTSNTKIVKEAMAKGALIYLLDLFCNCTHPQVRTQTAELFSKMTSDKLVGPKVRLTLMRFLPGVFMDAMRDNAEAAVHIFEGTHENPELIWNDSSREKVSTTVREMMLEHFKQQKDNPDVNWKLPEDFTVAYGAGQGELEVGGVFLRIFIAQPGWVLRKPREFLVSLLEILTELLEKNNPNGEALETVTTAAVCLFSTQSQLADQVPPLGHLPRVISALNHKNNAVPKSSIRLIHVLSDNELCVRSMASLETIGPLMTGMKVRADMAGLACEALNRMFQKEQTELVAQALRVELVPYLLKLLEGIGLETLDNPSATKAQIVKTLKSMTRSLQFGEQVNEILARSSVWSAFKDQKHDLFISESQTAGYLTGPGVAGYLTAGTGTTVMPSVPPPVDNDIGDLG; encoded by the exons GTACAAGCGAGTCTTCTCAGTGGGGACACATGGCATCACCACATACAACCCTACTACGCTAGAAGTAACAAATCAG TGGCCTTACGGAGATATCTGCGGTATCGGTCCAGTAGGAAAAGGTCAGGGAACAGAGTTCAACCTCACATTCCGTAAAGGCAGTGGCAGGAAGTCGGAAACGCTCAAGTTCTCGACAGAGCACCGAACAGAGCTGCTCACAGAAGCActg agATTCAGAACAGAGTTTTCAGAGGGGAAGATAACTGGCAGG CGTTACAACTGCTTCAAGCACCACTGGAGTGATGCACGAAAGCCGATTTGTTTAGAGGTGACACCGGGCGGCATCGACCAGATTGACCCGAACACTAACCGAGTGGTGTGTTCGTATGACTATCGGAATGTAGAGGGCTTCGTCGAGGTCTCTGATTACCAGGGAGGATTCTGCATCCTCTATGGAGGCTTCAGCAGGCTG CATCTGTTTGCCTCGGAGCACAGAGAAGAAATCATCCGCAGCGCCATAGAGCATGCTGGGAACTTCATTGGCATCACGCTACGACTGAGGAAGGAGACTCTTACCTTCGAGGATTTCGTGACGGACAGGTTGGGGAAGTACAGCTCAGATGACAGCATAACTTCACTGGCAGAGTTCGTGGTGCAGAAGATCACACCTCGTCACCCG GAACCTGTTAAGCGCATCCTGGCACTGACAGAGACATGTCTAGTGGAGAGAGACCCAGCGTCATACAACATAGTCACCATCAAACCCTTCGGAGAG GTATTTGCTCTCATCTGTGATGTAGACAACCCACAGGTGTTTACTGTAGAGTTCATCAGAGGTCAGATCAGGAAGTTCTCCTCCACAGAAAG ggacTCCCTGTTAGCCAGCCTGCTTGATGGAGTCCGTGCATCCGGCAACAGGGACGTTTGCGTTAAGATGGCCCCCACGCAGCGGGGGCAGAGATGGGGCCTGCTGAGCATGCCCGttgatgaggaggtggagagttTGCATCTCAAATTCCTGGCAGCACCTCCCA ATGGAAACTTTGCAGATGCAGTGTTCAGATTCAACGCCAACATATCGTACAGTGGAGTGCTGCATGCAGTAACCCAAGAT GGTCTTTTCTCTGAGAACAAGGAGAAGCTCATCAACAACGCCATCCTGGCTCTCTTATCCCAGGAGACTGAGCTGCCCACCCTTAACGCTGAGCTGGAGAGCCATTTCCAGGCCATACGACGCCTAGTGGCCTCCAAGGCTGGCTTCCAGGCCTTCACCCAGCTGCCTAA GTCTGGTCAAGGGTCTGGACTCACAGATGCTAC GTTTAGGGAAAAGTTGGGGGTAAAGACagtaaaagctttaaaaagGAACAACAACGGTGTGACACATGCTGCTATAGACATGCTCTGCGCCCTTATGTGT CCGATGCACGATGACTATGACCTGAGGCAGGAGCAGCTGAACAAGGCCTCTCTGTTGTCGTCTAAGAAGTTCCTGGAAAACCTCCTTGAAAAATTCATCACTAATGTG gacCATGGAACAGGAGCCTTGGTCATCAGCTCCTTGCTGGACTTCTTAACATTTGCCCTCTGCGCCCCCTACAGTGAAACCACAGAGGGGCAGCAGTTTGACATGCTGCTTGAGATGGTGGCATCAAACGGACGCACCTTGTTCAAACTCTTCCAG CATCCCTCCATGGCCATAGTGAAGGGAGCTGGGCTGGTAATGAAGGCCATTATTGAG GAGGGAGACAAGGAAATAGCCACTAAGATGCAGGAGCTGGCTTTGAGTGAAGGAGCTCTTCCAAGGCATCTACACACATCTTTGTTCACCATCAGCTCTGATCAGAGGATGCTCACCAACAG ACAACTGAGTCGTCACCTGGTGGGACTGTGGACAGCAGAGAACCCTGTTGCCATGAACCTCCTGAAGAGGATACTG CCAACAGGCCTGCTGGCTTACCTGGACAGTCCTGACCCTGTCCCAGAGAAAGATGTGGACAGAATGCACATTCGGGACAACTTGAAAATTGCCACG GACCAGCTAAACCGAAACAAAGTGCCTGATTGGCAGCGGATAGCCGGCAAAGCAGCCAAAGAGGTGGAGAAGTTTGCCAAGGAGAAGGCTGATATAGTTCTGATGCACTGGAGAGATAAGATGGGCATAGCACAAAAGGAG AACCCAAACCAAAAACCCGTCATCCTGAGGAAAAGACGACAGAGAATAAAGATTGAAGCCAACTGGGAGCTTTTTTACTACAG ATTCCAGGTCGACCATGCACGGTCCAACCTCATCTGGAACCTGAAGACGAGGGAGGAGCTACGGGACGCTCTGGAGGGGGAGATGCGCGCGTTCAGCGTGGACCGCGAGCTTGGCAATGCCACCGTCATCTCCTGGAATCACCAGGAGTTTGAG GTGCGATATGAGTGCCTTTCAGATGAGATAAAGATTGGGGATTATTATCTGCGTCTGCTGCTCGAGGAGGATGAAAATGAAGAATCAAGTGCCATCAAGAGATC atATGAGTTCTTCAACGAGCTCTACCATCGCTTTCTGCTTACACCCAAAGTTTCGATGAAGTGCTTGTGCCTGCAGGCCCTCTCTATCGTCTATGGCAAGTGCTACGAGGAGATCGGCCCTTTCACAGATACAAAATACATCGTGGGCATGTTGGACCGA TGTACAGACAAACTGGAGAGAGATCgactcatcctcttcctcaacaAACTGATTCTCAACAAG AAAAATGTGAAGGAGGTGATGGATTCAAATGGAGTGCGTATCTTAGTGGACCTGCTGACACTAGCTCATCTGCATACCAGCCGAGCTACTGTGCCCCTGCAG ACCAATGTGCTGGAGGCATCGCCAGACAtgaagagggagagtgagaaagagtgGTACTTTGGCAACGcagacaaagaaagaagaggacCTTTCAGTTTTGAGGAG ATGCAGGAGTTTTGGAGCACTGGTGTACTGACGGCAAAGACACGCTGCTGGGCCCAGGGCATGGATGGTtggcgccccctgcaggccaTCCCGCAGCTGAAATGGTGCCTCCTGGCcacaggacaggcagtaatgaATGAGTCTGATCTGGCCACACTAATCCTTAACATGCTTATCACTATGTGCTCCTACTACCCCAGCAG GGACCAAGATAATGCTATTATCCGTCCTTTACCTAAAATCAAGAGAATGATCAGTGACAATGCTTGTCTCCCGCACATTGTCCAG CTGTTGTTGACTTTTGACCCAATCCTGGTTGAAAAAGTTGCCAATGTTTTGTACCTGGTGATGCAAGACAACCCCAATCTGCAGCGCCTCTATCTAACTGgaatcttcttcttcatcatgatGTACACAGGCTCCAACGTGCTTCCTGTAGCAAG GTTCCTGAAATACACTCACCTGAAGCAAGCGTTCAAATCAGAGGAG TCTAAGGGTCAGGACATCGTGCAGCGTAGTGTTCTGGGGCCCGTGCTTCCTGAGGCGATGGTGTGTTATCTGGAGAACTACGAGGCTGAGCGCTTCTCTGAGATATTCCTCGGGGAATTCGATACACCTGAGGCAATTTGGAGCAGCGAGATGAG ACGCATGATGATTGAGAAGATAGCGGCCCATGTAGCTGACTTCAGTCCCAGACTGCAGAGCAACACACGGGCCCTCTACCAGTACTGCCCCATCCCCATGATCAGCTTCCCTCAGCTGGACAACGAGCTCTTCTGCAACATCTACTACCTCAGACATCTGTGTGACACCTCCCGCTTCCCTAACTGGACAATAAGAGATGCt GTGAAGCTGCTAAAAGACACCCTTGAAGCCTggaagagagaagtggagaagaaGCCTCCCTCCATGTCTGTCGATGATGCCTATGAAGTCCTCAACCTCCCCAAAGGACAGGGGCA gCACGAGGAGAGTAAAATCAGGAAGGCTTACTTCAGACTGGCTCAGAAGTACCATCCTGACAAGAACCCAGAGGGCAGG gaCATGTTTGAGAAAGTCAACAAAGCCTACGAGTTCCTCTGCACAAAATCGGCCCGAATCCTGGATGGACCCGACCCAGAaaacatcatcctcatcctcaaaaCCCAAAGCATCCTGTTCAATATACACAAACAAG AACTGGAACCCTACAAATACGCCGGTTATCCCATGCTCATCAAAACAATCACAATGGAGACGCAGGACGGGCAGCTCTTCTCTAAaacctcccctctcctcccggCTGCCGCTGAACTGGCCTTCCACACGGTCAACTGCTCTGCTCTTAATGCTGAGGAGCTGCGTCGCGAGAGCGGCATCGAG ATATTGTTGGAGGCTCTCTCTCGATGTGTTGCTGTATTAACTGCGTCCAGTAAGCCTGATGACATGGCTGTGCAG GTGTGCGGGCACATCTGTAAGTGCTACAGTGTGGCAGCTCAATTTGAGGAATGCAGGGAAAAGATCATTGAACTGCCAAATATCATCAGGGACCTGTGTCATATCTTGTTCTATGGAAag GGTCTCCCAAAGACTGCAGCACTGGCAGTGCAGTGCATCAGCTCCTTTGCAGTGGACTTCTTCCTACAGACCCATCTGTACCATGCTGGTGTGCTCTGGCATCTGCTGGTGCACCTCTTCAACTACGACTACACACTGGAGGAGAGCGGTGTGCAGGCGAGCCAGGACACAAATCAGCAGGAGGTTGCAAACAGCCTGGCTAAGCTCAGCCTAGTAGCTCTCAGCCGCCTGGGAGGCTACACCCAGCCTCCGCACAACCCAGACGGTAACAATCCCGTTTCAGAGACCAATGGCATCGATGGCACGCCTCCTGAGAACCCCACCATCAGAAAGAGCTTAGCAGCCATGTTAACGCCGTACATCTCAAGGAAGCTGGgaagaggatctcctgctgag GTCTTGAAGCTGCTGAATAGTAACTCAGAGAATCCGTACCTGATCTGGAACAACCTAACGCGAGCCGAACTGCTGGAGTTTCTGGAGGGTCAACAGGAGGGAAACATCAAGAGG GGTGAAAACGATAAAAGCTTCGGTGCAGAATTTGTGTTCACTGATCACAGCAAAGAGCTCATAGTGGGAGAGATCTTTGTGCGGGTCTACAACGAGCAGCCATCTTTTCCTCTTGAG TATCCCAAAGCATTTGCGGCCAGTCTGCTGGACTATGTTGGATCCCAGGCTCAGTACCTCCACACTCTACTGGCCATGAGTCAGAGTAACAAGGTGGAGTCCCAGCAGCACGCAGAGAGGCTCCGCTTTGCTGAGATGGCTTTAGAGGCTCTTCGCAATGTCATCAAGAACAACCCTG GTTCGGAGTCAGAGTGTATCGGTCATTTCAAGCTGCTGTTCTCTTTGTTGCGAGTTCACGGAGCTGGCAAAGTGCAGCAGCTGGTTCTGGAG GTTGTGAATACAGTGACATCAAACCAAGAATGTGTGAGCAACATTGCTGAGTCTCTGGTGTTGTCCAAccttctgttgctgctgcactcGCTCCCCTCCA GCAGACAGATGGTGCTGGAAACCCTGTATGCACTGACCTCGAACACAAAGATAGTCAAAGAGGCTATGGCCAAAG GTGCCCTGATATACTTGTTAGACCTCTTCTGTAACTGCACACACCCCCAGGTCCGCACACAGACGGCAGAGCTCTTCTCCAAAATGACCTCAGACAAGCTGGTTGGACCAAAG GTGCGTCTGACACTGATGCGTTTCCTTCCCGGTGTGTTCATGGACGCCATGCGAGACAATGCCGAGGCAGCAGTGCACATATTTGAGGGAACGCACGAAAACCCTGAACTGATCTGGAATGACAGCTCAAGGGAGAAAGTGTCCACCACTGTTCGGGAGATGATGCTTGA GCACTTTAAACAGCAGAAGGATAATCCTGATGTGAACTGGAAA TTACCAGAGGACTTCACGGTGGCTTATGGAGCAGGACAGGGTGAGCTTGAAGTTGGTGGAGTCTTCCTGCGTATCTTCATTGCTCAGCCCGGCTGGGTGCTACGCAAGCCTCGTGAGTTCCTGGTGTCCCTCCTGGAGATTCTTACCGAGCTGTTGGAAAAGAACAATCCCAAT GGTGAAGCCCTGGAGACAGTTACCACGGCAGCAGTTTGTCTGTTCAGCACACAGAGCCAGCTGGCTGACCAGGTTCCTCCTCTGGGTCACCTGCCTCGCGTCATATCAGCGCTCAACCACAAGAACAACGCCGTACCCAAGAGCTCGATCCGCCTCATCCACGTGCTGTCAGACAATGAG ctgtgtgttcgCTCCATGGCTTCTCTGGAAACCATCGGTCCCCTCATGACTGGGATGAAAGTTCGGGCAGACATGGCTGGATTAGCGTGTGAAGCTCTCAACCGCATGTTTCAGAAAGAACAGACAGAACTGGTCGCTCAG GCTTTAAGAGTGGAGCTGGTCCCATACCTCCTGAAGTTACTGGAAGGAATCGGCCTGGAGACATTAGACAACCCGTCAGCCACCAAGGCCCAGATAGTAAAGACTCTAAAGTCCATGACTCGCAGTCTTCAGTTCGGTGAACAG GTGAATGAAATTCTTGCGAGGTCCTCGGTGTGGAGTGCCTTCAAAGACCAGAAACATGATCTGTTCATCTCAGAGTCTCAGACAGCAGGTTACCTGACAG GTCCAGGAGTAGCAGGTTACCTTACAGCAGGAACTGGCACCACAGTAATGCCCAGCGTCCCACCCCCTGTGGACAACGACATTGGAGACCTGGGCTGA